Genomic segment of Yoonia sp. R2331:
AGCGGGCCATTGTTTGAGCTTATCCCGGAGCACTTTTTGGATCAGGCCGAATGGTGCGCGCTGTTACATGGTAAAGGCTCCGTGGGCCCCCGAAGTGTTTTCAGAGCGCCATGGGTTCACCAAGACAACCCGCGTGATGGGGTTTCGGTTTCAGATGCGTGACTAGGATGCTTGACCCGCCCCTAAAAACGTGCAATTCTACCGCCGAATTAATCCGTCCAGTGGAAACACCGGGCGGATTTTGCATTTCCAGACATAGGAGCGGAGCCATGAGCACATTAAGTGATCCGGCAAAGTCCGTGGCGGTGGTTACCCCTAACGACACAGCAAGCCTTGGCCCCGTGCGCGGAATTATTGTCGCCACGGCTGGCGATTTGTCTGTGGTCATGCAGGGCGGCACGGATGCGCAAACTTTCCCGGTGCCAGCAGGCGTTTTGCCGCTGCGAGTGAAGATCGTCAGATCAACGGGAACAACAGCAGCCGGAATCACAGTGCTTTACTAAACACCCCAAGCCAAGAGAGATGACAAATGGCTTCTGATGAAAAGCAAACGGGGCGGCCTTCTTCGTATACCGAAGAAACGGCTGACAAAATATGTGAGCGCATTGCAGACGGCGAGAGCCTGCGAACGATCTGCCTTGATGATGATATGCCCAACAAATCAACCGTGTTTCGGTGGTTGGCGAATATCGAAACATTTAAGGACCAGTACGCGCACGCGCGAGAGGCACAAGCCGACACTTACGTTGACGAAATTGCCGACATCGCCGATGACGCATCTAACGACTGGATGGCGAAGAATGACCCCGCGAACGAAGGGCTTGCCCTGAACGGTGAGCACATCCAGCGTTCTAGGCTTCGCATTGACGCAAGAAAGTGGATGGCGGGAAAGCTTCGGCCTAAGAAGTACGGCGAGAAGCTGGACCTGAACCACGGCGGCACGGTCAACGTCACCCTTGAAAGCGATGCCGACCGCCTGTGACCTACCGCAGGAATCCCGGCCAAGAGCGGATCAGGGAGTTATTCACATCGGGCAAGCGATTTCCGCTTGTCTACGGCGGTTCGCGTTCGGGGAAAACGTTTGAGATTGTTGGAACAATTGCAGAGCGCACCCTTTTGGCTCCCGGCTCACGGCACCTGATTGTCAGGCAGGAGGGCACTTCGGCAAAGCGGGCAATTGTCAAAGGCACATGGCCTGAGGTGATGGCCTTGCGCTTTCCCGGCGTCAAATACGAATGGAAAGAGCAATATGGCTATTTTCTGATGGAAAACGGGTCGGAGGTTTGGGTTGGCGGGCTTAATGACGAGAAGGCCCTGGAGAAAATACTCGGCAACGAATACGCGACAATCTATCCCAACGAAGCATCGGAAATTAAATATAGCGCTTTCACGCTTCTTAGGTCGCGTCTGGCGCAAACGGTCAAGACGGTAACCGGCAAGGAACTATCGCAACGGTTCTATGTGGACCTGAATCCCACAACGCGCCAGCACTGGACTTACCGTCTGTGGATTGACGGGATCGACCCCGAGACGCAGGAAATGGTTGATACCAGCAAGTACGGACACGTGGTCGTCAATCCGATGGACAACGTGGAGAACCTTTCTCAGGAGTACCTGAACGACCTGCGCTCACTGCCAGCCCGCGCCAAGAAGCGTTTCTATGATGGGCAGTACGTCGAGGACGCCGAAGATGCCCTGTGGCGGCGCGACATGATCCAGCGGACGCAGAACCCGCCGACCATGAAGCGGATCGTTGTTGCGCTTGACCCGGCGGTCACGACTGAGGCGGGATCAGATGAAACCGGCATTATCTGCGCTGGCGTGGATTTTTCGGGCAATGGGTATGTGATCGAGGACGGGTCGGGCAGGCATCGCCCGGAAGAATGGGCGCGTCAGGCGATTGCGATTATGCGTCTTCGTGGCGCTGACCGGATCGTGGCAGAGGTCAACCAAGGCGGGGACATGGTGGAAAACACCATACGCGCCCACAGTACGACAGTGCCCTACAGGGGTGTCAGGGCAACGCGCGGCAAGGTTCTACGGGCGGAGCCAATTGCAGCCCTCTACGAGCGTAAGAAGATCTACCACGTTGGCGAGTTTCCCGAACTTGAAGACCAGATGTGTACGTTCACGACCGGCTTTGACCGCAAGGCGGCGGGCTATTCGCCCGACCGCGTTGATGCGCTGGTCTGGGCCTTCACAGATTTGTTCCCTGAGTTGTCAGCGCCGCCTAACGATGAGCCGGACTACGAAGAACCCGCCTACGGGCAAAACGAAGCGACGGGGTATTAGATGCAGCCTGATCTGATCGAACAAGACCCTGTTGAGCAGGCCGTTCCGCCGCAGGAATTTATCGCGTTTGTCACGCAGTCCGACAATCTGGCGGGGGAGTTGTCAGAGGGCGAACTGAGCGAGATTGCCCGGCAGGTTATTGAAGACCACAAGCTGGACAAGGACAG
This window contains:
- a CDS encoding phage terminase large subunit, with protein sequence MTYRRNPGQERIRELFTSGKRFPLVYGGSRSGKTFEIVGTIAERTLLAPGSRHLIVRQEGTSAKRAIVKGTWPEVMALRFPGVKYEWKEQYGYFLMENGSEVWVGGLNDEKALEKILGNEYATIYPNEASEIKYSAFTLLRSRLAQTVKTVTGKELSQRFYVDLNPTTRQHWTYRLWIDGIDPETQEMVDTSKYGHVVVNPMDNVENLSQEYLNDLRSLPARAKKRFYDGQYVEDAEDALWRRDMIQRTQNPPTMKRIVVALDPAVTTEAGSDETGIICAGVDFSGNGYVIEDGSGRHRPEEWARQAIAIMRLRGADRIVAEVNQGGDMVENTIRAHSTTVPYRGVRATRGKVLRAEPIAALYERKKIYHVGEFPELEDQMCTFTTGFDRKAAGYSPDRVDALVWAFTDLFPELSAPPNDEPDYEEPAYGQNEATGY
- a CDS encoding terminase small subunit protein, with the translated sequence MASDEKQTGRPSSYTEETADKICERIADGESLRTICLDDDMPNKSTVFRWLANIETFKDQYAHAREAQADTYVDEIADIADDASNDWMAKNDPANEGLALNGEHIQRSRLRIDARKWMAGKLRPKKYGEKLDLNHGGTVNVTLESDADRL